The following coding sequences lie in one Rutidosis leptorrhynchoides isolate AG116_Rl617_1_P2 chromosome 4, CSIRO_AGI_Rlap_v1, whole genome shotgun sequence genomic window:
- the LOC139841246 gene encoding transcription factor DIVARICATA-like → MKWEEDIMSNSSSWMIEDSLKSTIWTPIENKLFENALAKFDKDTPDRWHRVEEMVPGKTVSDVMRQYKELVDDVSSIEAGFSPKYRYNNSNSSNCGITLESGNNQWFDRCIYPPYGGVGEKRSPAVVAACRPVEQERKKGVPWTEEEHKLFLLGLKKYGKGDWRNISRNYVVTRTPTQVASHAQKYFIRQLSGGKDKRRASIHDITTVNVIENQTPLLKNKRTQPEQCKFQWNHPNGDGDGGGVGAVTNQTNGNIFMPSHYRSNVGLKMGGGGGLHDLYGAPQSMVVQMQPAVHYPDG, encoded by the exons ATGAAGTGGGAAGAAGATATCATGTCAAATTCATCAAGTTGGATGATTGAAGATAGTTTAAAAAGCACAATTTGGACTCCTATTGAGAACAAATTATTTGAAAATGCTCTTGCGAAATTCGATAAAGACACTCCTGATCGGTGGCATAGGGTGGAAGAAATGGTTCCGGGAAAAACAGTGAGTGATGTAATGCGGCAATATAAGGAATTAGTAGATGACGTCAGCAGTATTGAGGCAGGGTTTTCTCCAAAGTACAGATATAATAACAGCAATAGTAGCAATTGTGGGATTACATTAGAATCGGGTAATAATCAATGGTTTGATCGGTGTATATATCCGCCGTATGGTGGCGTCGGAGAGAAGCGGTCGCCGGCAGTAGTGGCTGCATGCCGCCCTGTTGAACAAGAAAGGAAAAAAGGCGTTCCTTGGACAGAAGAAGAGCATAA ATTGTTTCTTTTGGGGTTAAAGAAGTATGGAAAAGGAGATTGGAGAAatatatcaagaaattatgttgttACAAGAACACCAACACAAGTTGCTAGCCATGCTCAAAAGTATTTCATTCGACAGCTTTCGGGGGGTAAAGATAAAAGAAGAGCAAGTATTCATGATATAACTACAGTCAATGTTATCGAAAATCAAACCCCTTTGTTGAAAAATAAAAGAACACAGCCCGAACAATGTAAATTTCAGTGGAATCATCccaatggtgatggtgatggtggcggTGTTGGGGCGGTAACCAACCAAACGAATGGTAACATTTTCATGCCTTCTCATTATAGAAGTAATGTAGGGTTAAAAATGGGCGGTGGTGGTGGTTTACATGATTTGTATGGCGCACCTCAGAGTATGGTTGTTCAGATGCAACCCGCGGTGCATTACCCTGATGGATGA